The genomic region ATAGCTGCGCTGGCGGGCAGGCCCTCAATGGCCTGTATTGAACCGGGTGCGGCAGCGGGCACGAAGGAGCCTGCCGGCTCCAGGCCACATCCGGCAAGCGACAGCGCTGCCGCGAGCCCGGCACCGGTTAATGTGCCACGCCACATTGCATGAGTTCGGCGGTCGGTGATCATAATCTAAAGTCCTTTTGGGCGGGCATAGTGTTCAAACACTCGACCAAACCAGTCGATGAACAGGGCAAGTAGTGCGACGAGCAGGGCACCTGACACCAGTACGCTGGGTAGGAACAGGTTCACACCGGTGGTAATCAGAAGCCCCAGGCCCCCAGCGCCAATAAATGTCGCAAGTGTTGCCGAGCCCACCACCAACACAAGGGCGGTGCGGATACCGGACAGCATCACCGGCACTGCGAGTGGCAATTCAACGCGCAGCAACACCGAAGTCGCACTCATGCCCATGCCCCGGCCCGCTTCAACCAGCTGGGCATCCACGCTCTGAATGCCGATCATCGTGTTCCTCAGCACGGGCAGTGCGGCGTAGGCAACTAGGGCGACCACAGCCGTCCAGAATGTGAATCCGAGCCAAAACGCAAGCAGCACCACCAATCCGATGATCGGCGCCGCCTGGCCAAAATTGGCGATGGCCAAAATGGTGCCGCTGGCGCGCACGAACGGTCGCCGCGTCAGCAGAATTCCCAGTGGGATAGTGATCGTCAGAACAATAATGGTCGAAACAAACGTCAGCGCCAGGTGCTCGCCTGTATAGGCCAGTAAAGCGGAAGGATTAAGAGTGGCCCGTTCCGTTGAAGACAGATTCGCCGTCGCCAGCCAGATTGCAAAAGCGGCCAGAGCCAGCAGGATTGCAACGAGTTGAATAACCAGGCTGCGCCCGGTTGTGCCGCTCGCGTCGCTGGCTGCCACCTTGTTGCGTGGAGCATCATTCATTTGGCACCTCTGCGACTTCCGGGGAGTCGGTATTGGTGCCAGCGGGTGACTCGTCATCGGCTGTTTGCACGTCAGCGCGTAGTTGGTTTATGGACTTCATGACAATATCGAACGTGATCACCCCAACCAGAGCTTTGCTGCGGTTGGTAACCAATGCGGCGCCAAGCCTGGAGGCCAGCATGGCGTCGAGTGCATCGTTCAGCGTAGACCCCTCTGCCACCAGCGGTAGATCGGGGTTTTCCGATTGCCCGATGGTGTCGATACGCGACAGTTGGCGCCGCGACAGCCAGCTTATAGGGCGGTCCCGGCCATCAATAACGACGACATAATCGTGATTGGTCTGCTGCATGCGCGCCAGCACCTCGGTACCTTTTTCACCGGGCGAAGCAGTAACGGCGTCGTCAAGCTGCACGTCTCGCACCCGGGCCAGCGTCAACTGCTTGAGCCCTGCACCCGCGCCTATGAAGTCTGCAACAAAATCATTCGCCGGCTGTGCCAGAATTCGTTCCGGGCTGTCATATTGTACGATCTGCCCGTCTTCGCCAAAGATCACAATCCAGTCACCCAATTTTACTGCTTCATCGAAGTCGTGGGTGACAAAAACGATCGTCTTCTGCACCTCTTCCTGAATCCGGATTAGCTCGTCCTGCAAGCGCTGTCGTGTGATCGGGTCGACGGCTCCGAACGGCTCATCCATTAGCAGCACCGGGGGGTCTGCTGCCAGCGCGCGGGCAACGCCAACTCGCTGCTGCTGGCCGCCGGACAGCTCTTTCGGGTAACGATCGCGGTAGAGCGCAGGGGCGAGCGACACCAGATCCAGCAGTTCATCGATCCGCTTGGAAATCGCGTCTTTCGACCAGCCCAGCATCTTAGGGACAATCGCGATGTTCGCGGCCACTGTCATATGCGGAAACAGGCCGCCGGCCTGGATCACGTAACCCATTCGACGTCTGAGTTTGTCGCCGTCCAGATCAGTGACGTCTTCGTCCCCCAGCATAATGCGACCTGACGTTGGCTCAATAAGCCGATTGATCATCTTTAGTGTCGTTGTTTTGCCACACCCGGAGGGACCAACCAGCATCACGATCTTGCCGGCGGGTATTTCCAGCGTAAGGCCGTCAACGGCGGGTTTCAATTGCCCCGGGTAGTGCTTGGTTACCTTGTCGAGCAGGATGGTACGTGAGGCCTGATCGTTGCTCTGTGTAGTGTTAGTTGCTGACACGAATACCTCGCGAGATAGTCAGGCGGCCGATGCCGACAAGAAAAAGATCCAAAATGAAAGCCAATAAGATAACGCCGACCACACCGACCACAACGGCCTCGAGTGAATTTGCCCCACCCAGCCGTGACAGCCCGGAGAAGATAAAACTCCCAAGCCCGGGGCCCAGAACGTATGCGGCCACGGCAGCAATACCCATCGTCATCTGAGCCGATATTCTGACACCGGTGAGAATGATTGGCCACGCCAGCGGAAGTTCGATGGTCAGCATCGTGCGTGTACGGCTAATGCCAATGCCACGCGCCGATTCGACAATGTCTTTGTCGACACCGTTGAGCCCGACAATCGCATTGCGCAAAATTGGCAGTACGGCAAAAAAGGTGACAACCACCATTGACGGTGTCACGCCAAACCCGAGCGGGGCAATAAGAAGGCCGATCAACGCAAAAGAGGGAATGGTTAGCCCCACCGCAGACAGCCCGTTTGCCACCGCGCTCAGTTTCTGGCTGTCATAGACGAGGAAGGCGAGAATCAATGACAGTGCGACTGCTAACGTCAGGGATTGCACCACGAGTGATAAATGTTGCCACGAGGCGAACCAGATTTGGTCCGACCGGTCGATCACGAAACTCAAGAGCGCCAACTGATTTCTCCTTGAAGGGCTGAGCACGAATATTGGCAGGATATGTGCCAATAAAAAGCATTACTCCTCGGAATGATTCTTCTCACGATCTTCTATCTTCTTCAAGATATCCGCAATCAACTTAAAAGAAAGATCGGAGGAGAGTAGTGTACACCATCCCATCTTGGTTCGTTGTCGGCCTCGGTTTTTTCATTGCGATTCACTTGACCCTTTCTCTAATCTATTTTGAGAATTGGTTTTATTTGAGAAAAGCTCGGCTGAAATATCACTTATTTTTGAAAGGATTGGTTTCAAAAGAGCCCGATGATAAAGAAGCTTCAAACAAAGCCAGCATCTGGTTAGGAGCCAGAGTAGCGGAGATCAAACGCAGGGTTCTTAAACTAGGACTCAACGGCGGGATTCCGCAGAACACGCAGACGATTGTTTAAGCGCGGCTCCTTTATGGCTGCTGACTCCCTGCTCCAACTTTTAAACGAGTTTTCCGCTGACGTTCACCCCCTCTGCCAGCCAATCGCCACCAGCCACTGCCGCCTGACACCCGAAGACCGGGCACAAAGGGGAATCAGCGATGGCTTACTGCGATTGTCAGTGGGGCTTGAGGATACGGGGGATTTGATTGCGGATCTGGAGCAGGCGCTGGATAGTTTAGCGAACTAGCTGCGGCACTCCCGGGGACGGATTTCAAATCCGTCCCCTTATCGCTACAAGCGCCTGTTCACGCTTCGAGTGCTTCGAGTTGGATCAGAGGGCTGCCCGTCGCCCCTTGAGGCCCAAAACGGCACAGACGATTCCGATGAGCACCATCACGGCGATTACCCAGGTCGGCACGAAGAAGGTGTGGTAGACGTCCCAGCCGAACAGTTTCAGCAGTTCGGAGAACTGGGTCGTTGCCCCCACCAAGTGGCCACCTATGGTGCCGGTCGTGGCAAAGATTGAGATGCCGATCAACGCCAGCAGGAGCAGTACCCAGCGTCGGGCACCGTCGAATGCTGTGCTGCCGGCTCGCCAGACGAGCACGGTCAACATGCTGAAGACCCCCAGCGACCAGAGCGCCGTGAGAATGTGGTTGCGGGCCAGGGGGCTGGAGGTGCTGGCCTCGATCGGCCAGACCAGTAAGCCGCTGGTGATGGCAACCAGAGCGGCCAGCAGGCTCAGTACCAGCACCGGCAACAGGGCGGCGCGGCTGAGTTCGGCCATCCGGCCGGGCAGCAGGGCGCCGATCAGGATCATCAGAGTGGCGAGTGCCCAGAAGCCCAGGGGAAAGTGAACAAGCATATGGTGCAAGCCGCTCATGATGGTTCTCCTTTGCGGTTGTTGGAGGTGTTGCGGAAGGCTGGGAGCAACGCGACCACCACGCCGAACATGGCGATCAGTCCGGCGATCAGGGTCAGGATCCACTGGCGGATGATGGCGTCGTTAAACTCCATCTCTACGCCGTAGATCGCCAGCTGACGTTCGCTGTGCCGGGCGCGAACCGGGGTACCCTCGGCGATGTCCGGTGCGCCGGCATGGGCGCGGCTGACCAGTAGCGGCCAGTCCACCTGACCGGGATAGAACAGGGTCATGTCGAACCACTCATCATCCCAGTCGGGGGCGCTGCCGGTGAAGGCGGTGGCCTGGAGGTCCGCCTGCCGCCCGAGCCCCAGGGTGTAGGGTAGGGAGACATAATGCCAGCGGCTGCCGGTGGCGTTGCGATGTACGGCAAAGCCGATGTCGTAGACTCCCTGGTCGGCGAGGATCTTGTCATCCAGCGGGCTGCCTGTATCCAGGTCGCGCACTAGCGTCACGTCCCAGTAGCCGTCCTCCCAGCGCGCCTGGCCTTGGACGGCGATGCTGCCCCGAGAGCCCTCGGGCTGGCGCAGCAGGCGGCGAGGGATCACGTCGCCTTCCTGCCAGTCGTGGTCAGGATCGAAGTCGGTCCGGTTGTCCTCGGAGAGGTAGTAGAATCCGTCGAAGTCGACCTCGCCGGATACCACATCCTCCCAGCGCAGGGCTCGCTGGCCCGTTTTCTCGGGGTCTAGCATCCAGCGCGGACGATCGCTTTCGCTATCCCAGTTGGTGGTGTAGGGGCCAGAGCCGGCGTCACTGTTGCGATACTCGCCGACCCACTGATCGTCGGAGACCCCGATGGGGTTGGAGCGCCCGGCTCGCCAGTGCCAGAGGTCGAGGAAGTAGCCGGCCTCGCGCTGGGCGGCGAGCACGTCGGCATCCGCGACGCTGCGCCAGTCGCCCCGGTCGGTGCGGGTGTCTGGCAGGTACTTGCGGACGTCGCTTTGCCCCAGCTGCTGTCCGAGGTGGGGGTGCGCCGAGACTTCCGCCGGGCTCGCCGAGTCGCTGAAGAAGCGCATTTGGTCACCCACCGTGATATAGCCGCCATAGCGACCGAAATCAGGCACACCGCCATCGTCCACCAGCATGGCGACCCGGTCCTCATAGGTGCCGTCAGGGTTGGGGCCTGGCATGGAACTGCCGTGGCGGATCCACTCGCCGTCCTCGTAGCGCAGCATGTCGTGGTAGACATGGGCCTGTTCGGCGGGCCAGCGATAGCGGAAGAAGATCCGCTCGTCGTTGTACGCGGCTTGAACCTGCAACGGCATGGTCAGCTCATCGGGGATTGAGATGTTGCGCTCCGGGTCGTCCTCGATCACCCCGCTGCCCTGGGTGACCCAGGCGAGCCCGAGCGCTATGGGTAGCCCTAGTGCCAGCCAAGGAATGCCAGTCTTGTCTTGACGTGCCATATGTACTCCTGAATCAGAGGGTGAGAGGGTGTGGCGAACTTTCAGTGTAGCCTCAAACCGGCGGAATGATATGACATAGGTCATATCGGGACCTGAATCCCGACTGCTGGAGCGAGCGGCCTAGCGTGTAGTGGTGAACTAAATTTGGTCGCCGCAGTCGTCATTATCTCCGCAGGATGGAGTAGGATTAAATCCTATCTTATGGGGGAGACCCGTCATGCGTCGCACAAACGGACCTGGAGTTTTCTATGAAGACTGGCTGAAAACGTGACCACTCCCCTGCGGCCCCTGTTTTCAGAGACCTCCAGGGTGCCTGGCGTTCTCAGGGTTACGGCAAAATACTGCTGATAGAGAGCGACCAATACACCCTGTTTGAAGAAACCACCATCAGTTGCCGGAAGCTTTATACGGGCGCCATCGCAGAGCTCAATCATTATTACGAAGATCTGGTAGTGTCCGCAACTGGGCGGGCGTTCAGTGCCCATCGTGTTAGCGGCGTGGCGCGCATCAGCTTTCGGCGCCTCAAAGCATTGCCGGCGAATGCCACTGCAACCCGGAACCATGCCTCGAAGGATCCGGAATACAACTTCGAATTCTTTTGGAGAACGTTCGACGAGCAGTACGCCTTGTTCGAACTGAAAAGCGTGGCCTGGGACCAGGCGTACCACAGCTATCACCCGCAAATTAACGCGCGCAGCTCACGAGAAACCCTGTTTGCAACCATGGCAACCATGGCAACCATGCTGCGGCCGCTGAAGGATGGCCACATCCGTTTGAATACACCCTGGGGCCATTACAATGCCGGCGCTCACCCCGCACTTTACCAGCGGCTGACACAGGAGCTTGAAGATGCCAACGATGACCGGGAACTCGCAAGCTATCTGGGGGATCTGAAAGAATGGCTGCACGATGTGATCCACGAGGACTACCTCGGGAATGGCGTTAGCCATGGCGGCAACCGGCTACTGGAGTGGGGGCACCTCAATGACGCCGCCGACACCCTTGAGCGCCACCTGCCAAATGGCTGGCACCTGACGTTATCCAACGAAATCTACCGGGTCTACGATGGCCAGCTGTACGAAGATGTCAGTATCCCGCCCCATATCCGCCTGCAATATCTTGGTCGAAAGGGTCGTGAAGAAGGGAAAGATCCGATGCTGGAGCGGGTGCTTAGGCTCGTTGGCGGATAAGGGGCAATGAGTGTGCCGGGGTCAGGTCTTGCGTTTTGCCCCTGCCTTGCCCTTTCGTTGTAATCGTCTCAGTCTGTCCGGCCTCAATTAGAACCACGGAAGGAGCCAGGGAATAGCCAGACCGCTGCGACTGGAATTTGCCGGTGCGTTGTACCATGTGACGTCTCGCGAAAATCGGCGTGAGATGATTTTTGAATCTAACGATGACCGCCGCGCCTTTTTTTCAGTTTTCGACGAAGTGTGTGAGACCTTCAACTGGGAATGCCACGCCTGCGGCCTGATGCGCAATCACTACCATTTTTTGATTGAAACTATCCCCCTCTGCCCAACCGCATACTGATGTCTCCGCTTACCCGTTCGCGCTCAAGCCAACCAGGCGATATCCCGAACGACATGAACGCGCACTACTACCAGCAAAGGGCAACTGCAGGGTTGATTCTCAGTGAAGCGACTCAGATCTCTCCTCAAGGCAAGGGCTACGCTTTCACACCGGGCATTCACTCCCGGGACCAGATTGATGGTTGGAAAAAGGTTACCGGTGCTGTTCACACGGCCGGTGGCCGCATCCACATGCAGCCATGGCACGTGGGCCGCATTTCCCACCTGGACCTGCAGCCCAACGGCAACCAGCCAGTCGCACCCTCCGCTATCAAGCCGGAAGGTGCCAAGACTTTTATCAGCGCAGACTCCGGCATGGTTGACGTGCCTGAGCCTCGGGCACTGGAATCCGCCGAAGAAGCCCGCACCCGTATCAGCGAAGGGCGTTGCGATCTGGTGACCTTCGGCCGGCCGTTTATCGCCAACCCGGATCTGCCCGAGAGCTTCCGCCAGAATGCGCCGCTTAACGAGTGGGATGACAGCACCTTCTACGGTGGCGATGAGCACGGGTATACCGACTACCCCACACTGGAAGAACTTGAAACTAACGCCTGATCAGAAGTTTTTGATCGAAGCAGGAGCAAGACTATGAGCAACACTAACGATCCGATTAACAGTGTCGTGGACCCACGCTGGTTCCAGTCCGGCCCGCTGCAAAGCAAGGCTATGGGCGAACATCGCTGGCGATTCCTCTGGCAAAGCTTGATCGCGCTTGAGCGCAGCCTCAGGCTCCTTGGCCAGAGGCTACACATCGCCTTTGGTGAACCGGAGAAGGTGATCCAAAACCTGGTTCACCAACACCGCATTGCCCGGGTGATTCGCTCGAGACAACCGGGCACACAGGAGACCGGACAGTGGCAGTGGATCAAGGGCCTGCTACCCGACACGCTGTTCCAGCAATTTGAAACCCTTAGCCTCTTCACCGGAGGAGAAAAAGCCGGCCTGGCGCGCCTGCAGGAGCTCCTGTTCGGCAACCACGCAATCGATAACTATAAGCAAACGCGAAACGAATCCACGTACTGGCTGTGGTTCGAGCTGCTCTGGCGGGAATATTTCTACTGGTACGCCATGAAGCACGGGGCTGACCTTTTCCGGCGTAAAGGCGTGCAACGCAAACGCGGGCCGGTGTCGGTGCAGACCCCCGGGGCCTGCGCCAGTTCAACCTGGAAAAGCAGGCACAACAGTACAACCCGGCAGGTATCTTTGTTAACAAGTGGCGTGGCCACTGTGTGCAACCCGTGGGATTGCACACAGTGGATGCGGCAGA from Marinobacter sp. LV10R510-11A harbors:
- a CDS encoding heme ABC transporter permease, which encodes MSGLHHMLVHFPLGFWALATLMILIGALLPGRMAELSRAALLPVLVLSLLAALVAITSGLLVWPIEASTSSPLARNHILTALWSLGVFSMLTVLVWRAGSTAFDGARRWVLLLLALIGISIFATTGTIGGHLVGATTQFSELLKLFGWDVYHTFFVPTWVIAVMVLIGIVCAVLGLKGRRAAL
- a CDS encoding ABC transporter permease — translated: MAHILPIFVLSPSRRNQLALLSFVIDRSDQIWFASWQHLSLVVQSLTLAVALSLILAFLVYDSQKLSAVANGLSAVGLTIPSFALIGLLIAPLGFGVTPSMVVVTFFAVLPILRNAIVGLNGVDKDIVESARGIGISRTRTMLTIELPLAWPIILTGVRISAQMTMGIAAVAAYVLGPGLGSFIFSGLSRLGGANSLEAVVVGVVGVILLAFILDLFLVGIGRLTISRGIRVSN
- a CDS encoding transposase, with the translated sequence MTSRENRREMIFESNDDRRAFFSVFDEVCETFNWECHACGLMRNHYHFLIETIPLCPTAY
- a CDS encoding deoxyribodipyrimidine photo-lyase produces the protein MSNTNDPINSVVDPRWFQSGPLQSKAMGEHRWRFLWQSLIALERSLRLLGQRLHIAFGEPEKVIQNLVHQHRIARVIRSRQPGTQETGQWQWIKGLLPDTLFQQFETLSLFTGGEKAGLARLQELLFGNHAIDNYKQTRNESTYWLWFELLWREYFYWYAMKHGADLFRRKGVQRKRGPVSVQTPGACASSTWKSRHNSTTRQVSLLTSGVATVCNPWDCTQWMRQTGRFHDIIAVGYPT
- a CDS encoding ABC transporter permease, with amino-acid sequence MNDAPRNKVAASDASGTTGRSLVIQLVAILLALAAFAIWLATANLSSTERATLNPSALLAYTGEHLALTFVSTIIVLTITIPLGILLTRRPFVRASGTILAIANFGQAAPIIGLVVLLAFWLGFTFWTAVVALVAYAALPVLRNTMIGIQSVDAQLVEAGRGMGMSATSVLLRVELPLAVPVMLSGIRTALVLVVGSATLATFIGAGGLGLLITTGVNLFLPSVLVSGALLVALLALFIDWFGRVFEHYARPKGL
- a CDS encoding PLP-dependent transferase produces the protein MAADSLLQLLNEFSADVHPLCQPIATSHCRLTPEDRAQRGISDGLLRLSVGLEDTGDLIADLEQALDSLAN
- a CDS encoding ethylbenzene dehydrogenase-related protein: MARQDKTGIPWLALGLPIALGLAWVTQGSGVIEDDPERNISIPDELTMPLQVQAAYNDERIFFRYRWPAEQAHVYHDMLRYEDGEWIRHGSSMPGPNPDGTYEDRVAMLVDDGGVPDFGRYGGYITVGDQMRFFSDSASPAEVSAHPHLGQQLGQSDVRKYLPDTRTDRGDWRSVADADVLAAQREAGYFLDLWHWRAGRSNPIGVSDDQWVGEYRNSDAGSGPYTTNWDSESDRPRWMLDPEKTGQRALRWEDVVSGEVDFDGFYYLSEDNRTDFDPDHDWQEGDVIPRRLLRQPEGSRGSIAVQGQARWEDGYWDVTLVRDLDTGSPLDDKILADQGVYDIGFAVHRNATGSRWHYVSLPYTLGLGRQADLQATAFTGSAPDWDDEWFDMTLFYPGQVDWPLLVSRAHAGAPDIAEGTPVRARHSERQLAIYGVEMEFNDAIIRQWILTLIAGLIAMFGVVVALLPAFRNTSNNRKGEPS
- a CDS encoding ATP-binding cassette domain-containing protein gives rise to the protein MSATNTTQSNDQASRTILLDKVTKHYPGQLKPAVDGLTLEIPAGKIVMLVGPSGCGKTTTLKMINRLIEPTSGRIMLGDEDVTDLDGDKLRRRMGYVIQAGGLFPHMTVAANIAIVPKMLGWSKDAISKRIDELLDLVSLAPALYRDRYPKELSGGQQQRVGVARALAADPPVLLMDEPFGAVDPITRQRLQDELIRIQEEVQKTIVFVTHDFDEAVKLGDWIVIFGEDGQIVQYDSPERILAQPANDFVADFIGAGAGLKQLTLARVRDVQLDDAVTASPGEKGTEVLARMQQTNHDYVVVIDGRDRPISWLSRRQLSRIDTIGQSENPDLPLVAEGSTLNDALDAMLASRLGAALVTNRSKALVGVITFDIVMKSINQLRADVQTADDESPAGTNTDSPEVAEVPNE